Proteins from a genomic interval of Magnetovibrio sp. PR-2:
- the trxA gene encoding thioredoxin, with product MSDLILDQNAPEPQNEAAAKPALDLGPGQPASLQAVNPADLIKDTDTQNFARDVIEASAVTPVIVDFWAPWCGPCKTLGPMLEKMVKRAGGLVKMVKINVDENQGLAGQLRVQSVPTVFAFKDGQPVDAFAGALPESQIKAFIDKLLGDAKSPVDDLMEQAQDALKSGDGLTAEQLYTGVLSQDPTMIPAFAGILRAIALQGDVDRARDMLDALDAKTLASSDVQQAISALDLAEESQNTDSAATAELEQRVADNPKDLDARFELAQAQFAAGQTEPAIDNLLEIVSIDRAWNEEAGRKQLLKIFDTIGAMDPVTVDARKRLSAILFS from the coding sequence ATGAGCGATCTGATCCTTGATCAAAATGCGCCCGAGCCGCAAAACGAAGCCGCAGCCAAACCCGCTTTGGATTTAGGCCCGGGTCAGCCCGCGTCTCTGCAAGCTGTGAACCCAGCTGATTTAATCAAAGACACCGATACCCAAAATTTTGCGCGCGATGTCATCGAAGCATCCGCCGTGACCCCGGTGATCGTCGATTTCTGGGCACCGTGGTGTGGACCTTGCAAAACTTTGGGCCCGATGCTCGAAAAAATGGTCAAACGCGCGGGCGGTTTGGTGAAGATGGTTAAAATCAATGTTGATGAAAACCAAGGCCTGGCCGGACAGCTTCGCGTTCAGTCCGTACCCACCGTTTTTGCCTTTAAAGACGGTCAACCAGTCGACGCTTTTGCCGGTGCCCTGCCTGAAAGCCAAATCAAAGCGTTTATCGATAAATTGTTGGGCGACGCCAAATCGCCGGTGGACGATTTAATGGAGCAGGCCCAAGACGCGCTGAAATCCGGCGACGGTCTCACCGCCGAACAGCTTTATACGGGGGTCTTGAGCCAAGACCCAACTATGATCCCTGCGTTCGCTGGAATTTTGCGGGCCATCGCCCTTCAAGGTGACGTTGACCGCGCCCGTGATATGTTGGACGCACTGGATGCCAAAACCTTGGCAAGCTCTGATGTTCAACAAGCGATTTCCGCGCTGGATTTGGCAGAAGAGTCCCAAAACACAGACAGTGCGGCCACGGCTGAACTGGAACAACGCGTCGCTGACAATCCCAAAGATTTGGATGCGCGCTTTGAGTTGGCCCAAGCCCAATTCGCCGCAGGCCAGACCGAGCCCGCCATCGACAATCTGTTAGAGATCGTGTCCATAGACCGCGCTTGGAACGAAGAAGCCGGGCGCAAGCAGCTTTTGAAAATTTTCGACACTATCGGGGCCATGGACCCGGTGACGGTGGACGCCCGCAAACGCCTGTCTGCCATTTTGTTCTCTTAA
- a CDS encoding NAD-glutamate dehydrogenase translates to MALDADHKRRMKVVDKVVKGSCKHLAKSDRGNLENFATQYFQHLAIDDLESMEADAICGLAVHHLQAAKKRRPGDVVVNIYNPSIEKEGWTIGHTVVEIITDDMPFLVDSITAEINRRGLGVHLAIHPVLRMRRTKAGTLSEVLEHGILGADKGVMGESFVHLQINEQPLIMHEEIENALRDVLSDVELAVKGWRPMRTALADLIDELETLTVNLPIEEVSEVRDFLRWLHDDNFTFLGHREYEFSGRGTKAKVNIAKGSGLGVLKDKSRVVFQELRELAKMPAEVRSFVNRQDLLLVTKTEMRSRVHRPVQMDSIGIKRLDAKGRVVGMRIFVGLFTAAAYNRSARDIPLLKRKIQGTFDRAGLPANSHNGKTLLNILETFPRDELFQINIDQLLDTALGILRLQDRQKVSLFLRRDDFDRFMSCLLFVPRDRYSTDLREKIQTRLEQAFDGATIAHYAHLGDQALARLHVVVKTKPGAIPKFDTKRIEADIAELAHSWGDRLGRALIQKYGEMQGMRLLDTYRTSFNRSYEENFSTIDAIDDIKRIELTYVFERLGLYLYELNAPSGPPLRFKVYNPKGPVALSDILPVLENLGLRVMEEIPYKAQPDGAAYKIIIHDFGLEPRGKLMGSGDDVRSRFHAAFDQVWAGNMESDALNALILSAGLDWREVTVLRAYTKYLRQAGITFSEEYMATTLVENAAITRGIVDMFVARFALLEDPADAKARTQQRTKVKRLHTKMMGLLEDVSSADQDRILRRYINLVEATLRTNFFQLDEEDHPKKWLSFKLSSRDVDELPLPTPKFEVFVYSPRVEGVHLRFGNVARGGLRWSDRREDFRTEILGLVKAQQVKNAVIVPVGSKGGFVVKNPPTEGGRQAFMDEGIECYKTFIRGLLDLTDNLDESGNVLPPLQVTRHDPDDPYLVVAADKGTATFSDIANGVSEDYGFWLGDAFASGGSVGYDHKKMGITARGAWESVKRHFREMNIDTQTQDFTCIGVGDMSGDVFGNGMLLSEHICLRAAFNHLHIFIDPNPDAAKTFKERKRLFNLPRSSWTDYDTKLFSKGGGIFDRSAKSIALSKEIKTMLGTTADKLAPNELIKLILKMETDLLWFGGIGTYIKASTESHLDAGDRTNDALRVNAEDVNAKVIGEGANLGCTQRARVEYALGGGRLNTDSIDNSAGVDCSDHEVNIKILLDTLVAQNKLGAKARNSLLERMTDEVGDLVLWDNYEQTQAISIVSARSFDLVDHHMRLMRMLEKSDRLNRGVEFLPDDETLNERALGGRGLTRPEISVLMSYSKIWLYDEMLASSLPDEPYLNRDLLRYFPTPLQKKHAEAIGEHRLRREIVATRVTNSMVNRVGGTFVSQLMEKTGMKPMEIARAFIIAREVFSAREMWKPIEALDNVVGADVQTTMLLDVNKLLDRGTVWFLRNGSTEEDLEQTVARFVDGVSTLSDCLFDVLPEHYREDQTFRARLYLDRGAPEDLSMTIAGLVNLASAPDIVKLAIERNLDVCKVAELYFAVGSQFRLGRLRAACEQVAGESHWQKLAVAALVEEVFAHQLNLTAHVLDVSKNVTDPARAIKAWSTAHQNAIERTEQLLTELWTGDITDISMIAVASRALKSLTEGR, encoded by the coding sequence ATGGCACTCGATGCTGATCACAAACGCCGCATGAAGGTGGTGGACAAGGTCGTCAAAGGATCTTGTAAACACCTCGCGAAGTCTGACCGGGGAAATCTTGAGAACTTCGCCACACAGTATTTTCAACATTTAGCCATAGACGACCTGGAAAGTATGGAGGCCGACGCCATTTGTGGGCTGGCCGTGCATCATCTGCAAGCCGCGAAAAAAAGACGGCCCGGTGACGTGGTCGTCAATATATACAATCCGTCCATTGAAAAAGAAGGCTGGACTATTGGTCACACGGTGGTTGAAATCATCACCGACGACATGCCGTTTCTGGTCGACAGTATCACAGCCGAAATCAACCGCCGGGGTTTAGGCGTTCATCTGGCTATACACCCGGTGTTGCGTATGCGCCGCACCAAGGCGGGCACGCTTTCAGAAGTTCTGGAACACGGCATACTTGGCGCGGACAAGGGGGTGATGGGCGAAAGCTTCGTGCATTTGCAGATCAACGAACAGCCCTTGATCATGCATGAAGAAATTGAAAATGCCTTACGTGACGTGTTGAGCGACGTGGAATTGGCGGTCAAAGGCTGGCGGCCCATGCGCACTGCGCTGGCGGATTTGATCGATGAGTTGGAAACCCTGACGGTCAATCTGCCAATCGAAGAGGTCAGCGAAGTGCGCGATTTCTTGCGCTGGCTGCATGACGACAACTTTACGTTCTTAGGACACCGCGAATACGAATTTTCCGGCAGAGGCACCAAAGCCAAAGTCAACATCGCCAAGGGTAGCGGCCTGGGCGTGTTGAAAGACAAATCGCGCGTGGTTTTTCAGGAACTGCGCGAGCTCGCCAAAATGCCCGCCGAAGTGCGCAGCTTCGTCAATCGCCAAGATTTGCTGTTGGTGACCAAAACCGAAATGCGATCACGCGTGCACCGTCCGGTGCAAATGGATTCTATCGGCATTAAGCGTCTGGATGCCAAAGGCCGTGTGGTCGGCATGCGTATTTTTGTCGGCTTGTTTACAGCCGCCGCCTACAATCGCAGTGCACGCGATATTCCACTGCTCAAGCGCAAAATCCAAGGCACCTTCGATCGCGCAGGCCTGCCCGCCAACAGCCACAACGGCAAAACGTTGCTCAATATTTTGGAAACGTTCCCGCGTGATGAATTGTTCCAAATCAACATCGACCAGCTTTTGGATACGGCACTGGGTATTTTGCGTCTACAAGATCGTCAAAAGGTGTCCCTATTTTTGCGGCGTGACGATTTTGATCGGTTCATGAGCTGCTTGTTGTTTGTGCCGCGCGATCGTTACAGCACGGATCTACGCGAAAAAATTCAAACGCGTTTGGAGCAAGCTTTTGACGGTGCTACCATTGCGCACTATGCCCACTTGGGCGATCAGGCCTTGGCCCGTTTGCATGTGGTGGTGAAAACCAAACCGGGCGCAATTCCGAAATTCGACACCAAGCGCATTGAAGCCGACATCGCCGAATTGGCGCATTCTTGGGGCGATCGTTTGGGTCGGGCCTTGATCCAAAAATATGGCGAGATGCAGGGCATGCGCCTGTTGGATACGTATCGCACGTCGTTCAACCGCAGCTATGAAGAAAATTTTTCCACCATCGATGCCATCGATGACATCAAGCGCATTGAACTGACGTATGTGTTTGAGCGCTTAGGTCTGTATCTGTACGAACTCAATGCGCCGTCCGGCCCACCTTTGCGCTTTAAGGTTTACAATCCCAAAGGCCCAGTGGCGCTGTCCGACATTTTGCCGGTCTTGGAAAACCTCGGCCTGCGCGTGATGGAAGAGATTCCCTACAAAGCCCAGCCCGATGGCGCGGCTTACAAAATCATCATTCATGATTTTGGTTTGGAACCGCGCGGCAAGTTAATGGGATCGGGCGACGATGTGCGTTCGCGTTTTCACGCGGCCTTCGATCAAGTGTGGGCCGGCAACATGGAAAGCGATGCGCTGAACGCTTTGATTCTGTCGGCCGGTCTGGATTGGCGGGAAGTCACGGTGCTGCGCGCATACACCAAGTATTTGCGTCAAGCGGGCATTACGTTCTCCGAAGAGTATATGGCTACCACGCTGGTGGAAAATGCTGCCATTACCCGTGGTATTGTCGACATGTTCGTGGCACGTTTTGCGCTGTTGGAGGATCCGGCCGATGCCAAAGCCCGCACGCAGCAACGCACCAAAGTCAAACGCCTGCACACCAAAATGATGGGGCTGCTGGAAGACGTGTCCAGCGCCGACCAAGACCGCATTTTGCGCCGTTACATCAACCTGGTCGAAGCCACCTTGCGCACCAACTTCTTCCAGCTGGACGAAGAGGACCATCCGAAAAAATGGTTGTCGTTCAAGCTGTCGTCGCGCGATGTGGACGAATTGCCGCTGCCGACACCAAAGTTCGAAGTCTTCGTTTATTCGCCCCGGGTCGAAGGCGTGCATTTGCGCTTTGGCAATGTGGCGCGCGGTGGGTTGCGTTGGTCGGACCGGCGCGAAGATTTCCGCACTGAAATTTTAGGCTTGGTCAAAGCCCAACAGGTTAAAAACGCGGTCATTGTTCCGGTGGGCTCAAAGGGCGGTTTTGTGGTGAAAAACCCGCCCACCGAAGGCGGTCGCCAAGCGTTCATGGACGAAGGTATTGAGTGTTACAAAACCTTTATTCGCGGGCTGTTGGATTTGACCGACAACTTAGACGAAAGCGGCAACGTTTTGCCGCCGCTTCAAGTCACCCGCCACGACCCGGACGATCCGTATTTGGTGGTTGCGGCGGACAAAGGCACGGCGACGTTCTCCGACATTGCCAACGGTGTGTCCGAGGACTACGGCTTTTGGCTGGGCGATGCGTTTGCGTCGGGGGGTTCGGTTGGGTACGACCACAAAAAAATGGGCATCACCGCGCGCGGTGCGTGGGAATCGGTCAAACGCCATTTCCGCGAAATGAACATCGACACCCAAACCCAGGATTTTACCTGCATTGGTGTGGGCGATATGTCGGGCGACGTGTTTGGCAATGGCATGTTGCTGTCCGAACACATTTGCTTGCGCGCAGCTTTCAACCATCTGCACATATTTATTGACCCGAACCCCGATGCGGCCAAGACGTTCAAAGAACGCAAGCGCCTGTTCAATCTGCCGCGTTCCAGCTGGACGGATTACGACACCAAGCTGTTTTCCAAAGGCGGCGGCATTTTTGATCGCTCGGCCAAATCCATTGCGCTGAGCAAAGAAATCAAAACCATGTTGGGCACCACGGCCGATAAACTTGCGCCCAACGAATTGATCAAGCTGATCTTAAAAATGGAAACAGACCTGTTGTGGTTCGGCGGCATCGGCACGTATATCAAAGCCAGCACAGAAAGCCACTTGGATGCAGGTGACCGCACCAACGATGCTTTGCGCGTCAACGCCGAAGACGTTAACGCCAAAGTTATCGGCGAAGGTGCCAATCTTGGCTGTACCCAACGCGCACGGGTCGAATATGCGTTGGGTGGGGGCCGTTTGAATACGGATTCCATCGATAACTCCGCCGGCGTGGATTGCTCGGATCACGAGGTCAACATCAAGATCTTGCTCGACACCTTGGTGGCACAGAACAAATTGGGGGCCAAAGCACGCAACAGCTTGTTGGAGCGTATGACCGACGAAGTCGGCGATTTGGTGTTGTGGGACAATTACGAACAAACCCAGGCGATCTCTATCGTTTCGGCGCGCAGCTTCGATCTGGTCGATCACCACATGCGTTTGATGCGCATGTTGGAAAAATCCGACCGCTTGAACCGCGGTGTGGAGTTCTTGCCCGACGACGAAACCCTCAACGAGCGCGCCTTGGGCGGGCGGGGTTTGACCCGGCCTGAAATCTCGGTGCTGATGTCGTATTCGAAAATTTGGCTCTATGACGAAATGCTGGCTTCAAGCTTGCCCGATGAGCCCTATTTGAACCGCGATTTGCTGCGCTATTTCCCCACACCGCTGCAAAAAAAGCATGCCGAGGCCATTGGTGAGCATCGATTGCGCCGTGAAATCGTCGCCACACGGGTGACGAATTCCATGGTCAACCGGGTGGGCGGAACGTTCGTCAGCCAGTTGATGGAAAAAACCGGCATGAAGCCGATGGAAATCGCGCGCGCTTTTATCATTGCCCGTGAAGTGTTTTCGGCGCGTGAAATGTGGAAACCCATTGAGGCGTTGGACAATGTCGTTGGCGCGGATGTGCAAACCACCATGCTGTTGGATGTGAACAAACTGTTGGATCGCGGCACCGTATGGTTCTTGCGCAATGGATCTACCGAGGAAGACTTGGAACAGACCGTCGCCCGCTTTGTGGACGGCGTTTCGACGCTATCGGACTGCCTGTTCGATGTGCTGCCGGAGCATTACCGCGAAGACCAAACCTTCCGCGCCCGGCTGTATCTGGACCGGGGCGCGCCCGAAGATTTGTCCATGACCATTGCCGGACTGGTGAACTTGGCGTCCGCGCCCGATATCGTCAAATTGGCCATCGAGCGCAATTTGGACGTTTGCAAAGTTGCCGAGCTTTACTTCGCAGTCGGCTCCCAGTTCCGCTTGGGCCGTCTGCGCGCGGCGTGCGAACAGGTCGCGGGCGAAAGCCACTGGCAAAAATTGGCGGTGGCGGCCTTGGTCGAAGAGGTCTTTGCCCATCAGCTCAATTTGACCGCACATGTGTTGGATGTGTCCAAAAACGTTACCGATCCGGCGCGCGCCATCAAAGCGTGGTCAACGGCACACCAAAATGCCATCGAGCGGACCGAGCAGTTGCTCACCGAACTCTGGACCGGAGACATCACCGATATCTCCATGATCGCGGTGGCCAGCCGGGCGCTGAAATCTCTGACGGAAGGACGTTAA
- a CDS encoding LON peptidase substrate-binding domain-containing protein, protein MVSSRIPFDLPRRLPIFPLSGAVLMPFGHLPLQIFEPRYIHMIDDALGQGRTIGMIQPRKTQGDPVPDDAALYDIGTVGRIIQFSDTGDGRYIITLEGLMRFRIEGLHAPEPRSGYRTVDALYGGFEQDLSPIENDDGPGRDRLLELTRTYFGDNEIEADWDAVSTAPYEALVASLSMTCPFAPEEKQALLECPDQEDRAAMLISLFEMSSDGAHDQPMLKH, encoded by the coding sequence ATGGTCAGCTCCCGCATCCCTTTCGACCTGCCCCGCCGCCTGCCGATCTTTCCTTTGAGCGGTGCGGTGTTGATGCCGTTCGGCCATTTGCCGCTGCAAATTTTTGAGCCCCGTTACATCCACATGATTGACGACGCCTTGGGCCAAGGGCGCACCATCGGCATGATCCAACCGCGCAAAACCCAGGGCGACCCCGTCCCCGATGACGCCGCGCTATACGATATTGGCACGGTCGGGCGCATTATTCAGTTTTCCGACACAGGCGATGGCCGTTACATCATCACCCTAGAAGGCCTCATGCGCTTTCGCATCGAAGGTCTGCATGCGCCGGAACCCCGGAGCGGCTATCGCACGGTGGATGCGCTCTACGGCGGGTTTGAACAGGACTTAAGCCCCATTGAAAACGACGACGGGCCGGGACGTGATCGTTTGTTGGAACTCACCCGCACCTATTTCGGCGACAATGAAATCGAAGCCGATTGGGACGCCGTTTCGACGGCTCCCTACGAAGCTTTGGTGGCTTCGCTGTCCATGACGTGCCCATTTGCACCCGAAGAAAAGCAAGCCCTGTTGGAATGCCCAGATCAAGAAGACCGCGCCGCCATGCTGATTTCTTTGTTTGAAATGAGTTCCGATGGCGCGCATGATCAACCCATGCTCAAGCATTAA
- a CDS encoding Trm112 family protein → MTDDVPHNVDRKLLEILVCPLTKGPLKFDSETQELISEQAGLAYPIRDGIPIMLESEARAL, encoded by the coding sequence ATGACCGATGACGTACCCCACAATGTGGACCGCAAACTTTTGGAAATCTTGGTATGCCCGCTGACCAAAGGGCCGCTGAAGTTTGATTCTGAAACCCAAGAATTGATCAGTGAACAAGCGGGTCTGGCCTACCCCATTCGCGATGGAATCCCCATTATGCTTGAAAGTGAAGCGCGCGCGCTCTAA
- a CDS encoding prolyl-tRNA synthetase associated domain-containing protein, translating into MTQITPSTSDELLQVLTNLGIAHLTHEHEALMTVEQSQALRGSIPGLHSKNLFLKNKKGALWLIVAEEQQDIQLNPLRKHLKAGNWSFANADLLMQHLGVTPGSVTPFGTINDTDLQVHVILDETLAKADKVNFHPLINTRSTTLSGPDLLRFFDHTGHKPLVLNFDTINCA; encoded by the coding sequence ATGACGCAAATCACGCCATCAACCTCTGACGAGCTTCTGCAAGTCCTCACAAACCTAGGCATTGCCCACCTCACCCACGAACACGAGGCGCTCATGACGGTGGAGCAAAGTCAGGCGCTGCGGGGCTCGATCCCCGGTCTGCATTCCAAAAACCTATTTTTGAAAAACAAAAAGGGAGCGTTGTGGCTGATTGTCGCTGAAGAACAACAAGACATACAACTAAACCCGTTGCGCAAACACCTCAAAGCCGGAAACTGGTCGTTCGCCAATGCAGATTTGTTGATGCAGCATTTGGGTGTCACACCCGGATCCGTCACACCGTTTGGCACCATCAACGACACCGATCTTCAAGTGCACGTGATTTTGGACGAGACCTTGGCAAAGGCCGATAAGGTCAATTTCCATCCACTGATCAACACCCGTTCCACGACACTATCCGGTCCTGATTTATTACGTTTTTTCGATCACACGGGCCACAAACCGCTGGTTTTGAACTTTGACACGATCAATTGTGCCTAA
- a CDS encoding UbiH/UbiF/VisC/COQ6 family ubiquinone biosynthesis hydroxylase, which yields MASTDTSTSVNTVDILVIGGGLAGGTLSLALAQAGFSVATIDKEDMAGWTDRGFDGRASAIALSSQRVLEGVGIWDVIAHETAPMKDIRISDGHSPLFLHYDHEELVDAGGDEKPDPFGYMVENRSIRKALNVLVPKTENLTYFAPNMVETLERSADGVHAVLQDGTEVQARLVVACEGRVSPTREAAGIQLTKWSYHQAGIVCTVEHERPHNFCAQEHFLPTGPFAILPLPGSTEKPMCRSSIVWTEREDIWPIIMELNDEDFLEELEVRFGDFLGEIEVIGPKFAYPFSLQFAQSYTAERLALVADSAHGMHPIAGQGLNMGLRDVAALAEVLVEARRAGQDIGGAQALENYERWRRFDNNLMLGVTDALVKLFSNDIEPVQLARDLGMAAVNEMPDLKRFFMKHAMGTVGELPRLMRREPL from the coding sequence ATGGCGTCTACCGATACATCCACATCTGTCAACACCGTCGATATTTTGGTGATCGGCGGCGGCTTGGCGGGCGGCACGTTGTCTTTGGCTTTGGCCCAAGCTGGCTTCAGCGTTGCCACCATCGACAAAGAAGACATGGCCGGTTGGACCGACCGGGGGTTTGACGGCCGGGCCTCTGCCATTGCCTTGTCGTCCCAGCGCGTCTTGGAAGGTGTGGGCATTTGGGATGTGATCGCGCACGAAACGGCGCCGATGAAAGACATCCGCATTTCCGACGGTCATTCGCCGCTGTTTTTGCACTATGACCATGAAGAACTGGTGGATGCAGGTGGCGATGAAAAGCCCGACCCGTTCGGCTACATGGTGGAAAACCGCTCCATCCGCAAGGCCTTGAACGTATTGGTGCCCAAGACCGAAAACCTCACGTACTTCGCGCCCAACATGGTGGAAACGCTGGAGCGTTCAGCGGATGGTGTACACGCTGTGTTACAAGACGGGACAGAGGTACAGGCGCGCCTGGTCGTCGCATGCGAAGGCCGGGTTTCTCCCACCCGCGAAGCCGCAGGCATCCAGCTCACCAAATGGAGCTATCATCAGGCCGGGATCGTTTGCACGGTCGAACACGAACGCCCACACAATTTCTGTGCGCAAGAACACTTTCTGCCGACCGGTCCGTTTGCCATCTTGCCGCTACCGGGCAGTACAGAAAAACCCATGTGCCGCTCGTCCATCGTGTGGACCGAACGCGAAGACATCTGGCCCATCATTATGGAGCTGAACGACGAAGACTTCTTAGAAGAGTTGGAAGTGCGCTTTGGCGACTTTTTGGGCGAGATCGAAGTCATCGGCCCCAAATTCGCCTATCCGTTTTCCTTGCAATTTGCCCAAAGTTACACCGCCGAGCGTTTGGCTTTGGTGGCAGACAGCGCGCACGGCATGCACCCGATTGCGGGCCAAGGTCTTAACATGGGATTGCGCGATGTGGCGGCGTTGGCGGAAGTTCTGGTCGAAGCCCGGCGCGCGGGCCAGGATATTGGCGGTGCTCAGGCTCTGGAAAATTACGAGCGCTGGCGCCGTTTCGACAACAACTTGATGCTGGGCGTGACCGATGCGCTGGTGAAGCTGTTCTCCAACGACATTGAACCGGTGCAGCTGGCCCGCGATTTGGGCATGGCGGCGGTCAATGAAATGCCGGACCTCAAACGTTTCTTCATGAAGCACGCCATGGGCACCGTGGGCGAACTGCCGCGCCTGATGCGGCGCGAACCGCTTTAG
- a CDS encoding DUF971 domain-containing protein, with protein MIEANRQFGQLHTPTEIRNNKETNALEVDFSDGTSFSIPAELLRVESPSAEVQGHSPEQKTLVAGRKHVTIMKIDMVGNYAVSLKFDDLHDSGIYTWDFLHNMGENQDQIWGDYLKAIEAAGLSREP; from the coding sequence ATGATCGAAGCCAACCGCCAATTCGGCCAACTGCACACGCCCACAGAGATCCGCAACAACAAAGAAACCAACGCCCTAGAGGTGGATTTTTCCGACGGCACGTCGTTTTCCATTCCCGCCGAGTTGCTGCGCGTGGAGAGCCCGTCCGCCGAAGTCCAAGGCCACAGCCCCGAACAAAAGACCCTGGTGGCCGGCCGCAAACACGTCACCATCATGAAAATCGACATGGTCGGCAATTACGCCGTTTCGCTGAAATTTGACGATCTGCACGACAGCGGCATCTACACTTGGGATTTCCTCCACAACATGGGCGAAAACCAAGACCAAATTTGGGGCGATTATTTAAAAGCCATTGAGGCCGCAGGCTTAAGCCGCGAACCCTAA